The region tacatacactaTATCAGTCCATCGAATCCAAACAGTCTTATCAGTCTACTCTGGCCTATTTGGAGTACACAGTGAGGGCGTGCACATTTTACAATGGCAAGAAGACCAAGATGAATAGATGCACATGCTGCGTTAGCGTTACTACAATTAGCGTTACTACAGCGTCATTACAATCTGAATGAAATCGACACAGAAATGACATCTCTGATGATTATTCTTCCTGATTCTGAGCCTCAGCCTAAACCTCCAAGGCCTAAGTGCAAAAAAGCCAGACCGGTGCGCACTGAGCAGGTGCCCGCGCCACCAACAAATTAAAatggtgagacaggagagaggaagggacagcACCGCTTGGATAGAACAAGCCGGTGACAATGCTATGGGACGATTATCAGCACAAAATGTCATCACAAAGAGCAGGCCCTACAGCTCAAGCAAAAAAGCAGAATAGGCAACACACTCACCAGCTGACAATTGACTATTTTTGACTGCTGTCATATCGACACATGAATTATAATGCAATTATTGCTTTTGTGCCGACTTTCGCTATTTATCAAGAACACTGCTCTTATAATGATGTATAGGATACTGACCGTGCGTCTTGCTGACCGTGAGTCTTGGATGTTggggtatttattttattttgacgtAATAAAAATAAGCTGTTACCGCATTCCAACACAAGCTTTCCGTTTCATAGTTGTAACTAAGGCACTCCACGAATAAAATTGATTTTACACTtgaatttgtgtttttttgtttttacatatagcctacagtaacaaaataatgaaaatgctactttattattttacattttaataAAATTGTAATCTAATgataaacacaaccaaattattatttttgcgatagcatatatgaaatgtattaattacactgttagaatgttgcagtCAAAATGACTGCTCATTAACTTGAAAGGCCCATCGGTTCTAGTGTTAAGATAATCTTATATATGAGTTTTTTGTTGTCGAGTCAATTTGACCATGCCCAAGTCAAGCTTAgcagtaaaaaaacaacaatgcTATTTAAGAATATTTAGACAAGTTAGCTGGTTAACTCTTTGATCTTGCTTTGTAGTATAACCCTCAGGGGTCAGTCAGTCTGACCTGGTTGTTGTTGAACTGttccagacagacagcacagtTGTCTGTCTCTAGCTGCGCTGGGTCACACCACGGTTTGGGCTGCCGGTACATCCTGGTCTTCAGGGAAGACAGTCTCTTCAGGATGTCCTGTTTTGGTAACTGTAGGAATGATTAAGTCATGAATATTATGGTGGATGTTTCTACATTATTAATTTTAAAGCATCTCATTGAAATACTGTCGTTCAGTGTCTGTTTACTTAAATTTGTTCTAGATTAGTGTGTCTGCTAATTGCTGAATGATTAAAAGAGGAAAATGGTTAAACTCTACCTCCAGGTCGTCATTGAGTTGGTTGTCCTGGTACTGCCATCGAGCCTGAACTATGACCCCTGTACAGAGGATCAGAGCCACCAGTAGGACCGTGTTCCACAGCTGATGCAGGTACTTCTGGAGGACAACACATAACAGGACCGAGCACGAATGTTAACCTACCTCTAAATCATTTGTTTATGTTTGTCACACAACAGAGATATAGGAAAAAGCAATGAGTTGCACAGATCAGTGATTTGTTAGATCTAGCCTGTGAGGAGTTGTAGCGTAAAATTCAGATTATCTTTGGTTGCAACatcatttattatttattttgttgtCCCTATTCATCTGAATGTATGCCATGGTGTTCACACCTGGACCTGCGAGTTGGTCTCTCCGGTGCAGATGACCCCCTGCCACTCTCCATACAGACCGCCTCTGGAGAGACCGCACGTGGACCACAACGTCAGGGTGGCCCCCTACAATACCACCGGAGAGGAGGTTTTACACACATCCAAAGTAATAACATGAGCTGGACAGTAGAGTGATACAATGCATAGAAAACTGGAAATGTCCGCTGACTATTTTGCTGTTCTCTAAGGTGATAAAGTTTATGGCAAAAAAACATGATCTTACCAAGTTGTCCTGTAGAATAGTCTTGTATGTGATTTTCACAGTAGCATGAAGGCCCCTATGAAATAAACCATAGAGTTAACTCACTCAGTGTCTCTATATTAGTCAGTATGCTATAGTATATTCATACAATCAAAGCTATacccccgagtggcgcagcggtctaaggcaccgcatctcagtgctagaggcgtcactacagacatcctggttagattccaggctgaataacaactggccgtgattgggagtcccatagggcggcgcacaattggcccatcgtcgtccgggtttggcccggtgtaggccgtcattgtaaaaaagaatttgttcttaactgacttgcctagtgaaatataTACACAGAGAGGGATCCTTGTGTAGACTAGTATTGTTTAGTTTTCCATCACTGTGGTACCTGAGGAGTGCTCCGATAAGCTTGGTAACATTTTCTGATGTCTGGATGACAATGACTGGCTTAGAGAGGACTTGGGACAGATCCATCTAGAAAGAGAATACAGGAGAGAATAGTAGTTATCATAGACCATATATCATTGTTCTATCTCTATGGGGGTTATACTGTAAAGCAGTAGTAGAGGAGTGGTTACTCTAACAGCTGACAATTATAGAGCAACATTGGTGTTATGCTCTATAGTGGTGGTTACCAACCCTGGTCCAGGAGAGCTacagggtgtgcaggcttttgctccagcccagcactaacacagccAGTGTGTAAGAAAATGACTTTTACCTCTCTGATAGTGTTCTGATTGAGGGCTAGGATGATGAGTGCAGAAGCCCCCAGGACCAAGGCTCGTTTCATCTAACAAAGAGAGATAGTGGTTATACTTACTTCAGACTTACTTTACCCACACTGATATATTTGCATGTGTTAAAagtgtgtaaaaaatatataaatcatatttcatgctgaaaccctccTACTAAACACTATTCACTAAGTTAAAGATTTATATTTAGGTTAACATTTTACAGCATTGCCATTCTATTTTTTAAATTTGAAAATCATCTTTGTTTAATAATTTCATATtaacatgtgataaggccacacagagggccagagataattacagacacctgtacaAAGTACCCAAAAGGCCCATTAAATGTCATGTGATAGATTACAATGATAAAATCCTGGATTTCAAAAAATCTGGTAGTTCCCTGGTAAATTTCCtttaatataccctccctttgcaaccatAGGTGAAACTCTGTGGTGCTGAAGAACAGATACAACATTCAGACAGTTATTCATCTCTCACTGATCACAGTATAGTTTGTTGTGTGTCACTACTTATTTCACCAAATATACAAATTATTCAACAAAACAGTAGACTGACTGTTCTTCCCATGTCCATGTGAGTGATTCCTCACAAACACAAAACCAGGCCAAAAAAAGATTTGGGGGATTATCACTAAATTGAATCCATAAAATCATCCTTTGGAGGAAGGAATGTTGATGTACAccaagtatacaaaacattaagaacacctgctctttccatgacagactgaccaggtgaaagctactgtatgatcccttattgatgtcactcgctaaatccacttcaatcagtgtagatgaaggggaggagacaggttaaagaatgatttttaagcaatttaccagtaggcctatggtctcataagtcttctcaagtaccccctaGAGATAGACCAAGTACACCCAGGAGTCATAGTACCActggttgggaaacactgagcatattatgttcaacaatgtatatattttttaagttaccaactcaaaatgttatattttcaATATTCATGTTTACATTTTATTAATAAATGAACGTACAAAAATTGTATTTAAATCAAAATACTACTCATATTACAGAACAAGCAGTAAAGCTTAATATGAAATCAAATGTTgctttgtagcacctacagatcatggagtcttaaaggaagCCTAGGTAATGCCAGAAACTTAGATAAATTATTTTTCAATTATGCTTttagatacaaatgtcaaatatatgtcaacaatccttccttCAAAGAATCATTCTATGGATTACATTTTGTGAAAATCCCAAAAATCATGGtattttttttgtcttgtttccTCCCTGAACTCACTTTATTGACAACGGCAGCAGCAAAGGATTCCTGGCTGTTCCCAGCAGTGGAATCTTtgctctcctccactttgacagGCACCACACCTATCCAGGGCTCCTGGTCTTTGGCTTGGACACCCCCACCTTTATCCCGGCTCACCTGCGGCTCCTCATCCTGCACCTGAACAATGGCAATTGGAAACACTGGGTAATATCATAGACTTATCCTATGCAGACATTGCATGCTTGATGATTCAACATGCAATGGTGAAAATAACACATTTTAAGCTATTGCTAGACAATATAGAGTACTGTATATATGCACTGTATATGTTATTTTCTCAGTAACTAATGTTTATATCCATATCATGTTGGACACACAAATCCAGTGGTTTTACATAGCAGAGCCTAGCTAGCTGTAACATCACTCACTAATATGAGGTCCCCTTCGAGATCATGCTCTTGTTGTTGATTGTGTTTTTCGGGTACGCTGCTGCTTTCCCAGTTCGCTTCGAGCACCTCGCCTTGTAGAACGGTGCTGACATCTGGACGTTCTCTCAGCAGAACCTCGACCAAGGCGACCTGAGCGCCCGTAACTAGCAGACACGACAAGAACGAAGGAGCCGAGACCAGGAACACCACGGTAAAATAGCAGCAGCTTGCAGACATGGCCGAAGAAATGCGTAAATTAAAAatattataaaataaataatcttATCAACTGTCAACCATTATTTTACAGAACCAACTAAGTTACTGTACTTTTTGGCTTGGACCCCAAAAATGTAAGCAAGAGCACTACTTCCTGTAGAACAGGAAGCTGAGATGTGAGTTTACGTTTGCTTGCAAATCTGCCATCTACTGGGAAATTGAGAAAATGCTTGTTTTAGTGAATATATAACAATAATAAAAAAGCTGTGTATTGTGCTTGTTTCCAGGCCCAAATGCAAGGTGTGGACTGATACTGCATGGTGTGTAGCttttaatgtttatttttttgatgCAAACCCAAGTTTTATTGTGTTGCATAAAAACAACTTGTGTTGGTATGTTTTATTGTTATTTTTGAATGAACCCACTGCGAAATGTGCTGGATCAGGTTGGGATACTGGCCCTTTAAATGGGCGTGTCCTCTCGTGTTTACGCTTttagagtttctaaacccagagacgCAAATTCGCAAGACTTCCGGGTACGGTTGAGAAACAGACCAGTCTGGggtttggggtttgagaagtTAATGATATAAATTAAATATTATTCCTTAGCTGGTAATTTTCTCAAAATCTAAAGATACAACCTAGATTAGATCCGATGTCTTAAGTAGTTGGGCATGTTAGTACTCCAAgctcgtgaaagtgacaaactgaaaCGTTTTCATTTTGGTCAAA is a window of Oncorhynchus kisutch isolate 150728-3 linkage group LG3, Okis_V2, whole genome shotgun sequence DNA encoding:
- the rnf215 gene encoding RING finger protein 215 isoform X1, coding for MSASCCYFTVVFLVSAPSFLSCLLVTGAQVALVEVLLRERPDVSTVLQGEVLEANWESSSVPEKHNQQQEHDLEGDLILVQDEEPQVSRDKGGGVQAKDQEPWIGVVPVKVEESKDSTAGNSQESFAAAVVNKMKRALVLGASALIILALNQNTIREMDLSQVLSKPVIVIQTSENVTKLIGALLRGLHATVKITYKTILQDNLGATLTLWSTCGLSRGGLYGEWQGVICTGETNSQVQKYLHQLWNTVLLVALILCTGVIVQARWQYQDNQLNDDLELPKQDILKRLSSLKTRMYRQPKPWCDPAQLETDNCAVCLEQFNNNQCLRVLPCLHEFHRDCVDPWLLLQHTCPLCKRSILSNLCRDS
- the rnf215 gene encoding RING finger protein 215 isoform X3; translation: MSASCCYFTVVFLVSAPSFLSCLLVTGAQVALVEVLLRERPDVSTVLQGEVLEANWESSSVPEKHNQQQEHDLEGDLILVQDEEPQVSRDKGGGVQAKDQEPWIGVVPVKVEESKDSTAGNSQESFAAAVVNKMDLSQVLSKPVIVIQTSENVTKLIGALLRGLHATVKITYKTILQDNLGATLTLWSTCGLSRGGLYGEWQGVICTGETNSQVQKYLHQLWNTVLLVALILCTGVIVQARWQYQDNQLNDDLELPKQDILKRLSSLKTRMYRQPKPWCDPAQLETDNCAVCLEQFNNNQCLRVLPCLHEFHRDCVDPWLLLQHTCPLCKRSILSNLCRDS
- the rnf215 gene encoding RING finger protein 215 isoform X2; the protein is MSASCCYFTVVFLVSAPSFLSCLLVTGAQVALVEVLLRERPDVSTVLQGEVLEANWESSSVPEKHNQQQEHDLEGDLILVQDEEPQVSRDKGGGVQAKDQEPWIGVVPVKVEESKDSTAGNSQESFAAAVVNKMKRALVLGASALIILALNQNTIREMDLSQVLSKPVIVIQTSENVTKLIGALLRGLHATVKITYKTILQDNLGATLTLWSTCGLSRGGLYGEWQGVICTGETNSQVQYLHQLWNTVLLVALILCTGVIVQARWQYQDNQLNDDLELPKQDILKRLSSLKTRMYRQPKPWCDPAQLETDNCAVCLEQFNNNQCLRVLPCLHEFHRDCVDPWLLLQHTCPLCKRSILSNLCRDS